A genomic window from Lotus japonicus ecotype B-129 chromosome 1, LjGifu_v1.2 includes:
- the LOC130732813 gene encoding LOW QUALITY PROTEIN: 1-acyl-sn-glycerol-3-phosphate acyltransferase-like (The sequence of the model RefSeq protein was modified relative to this genomic sequence to represent the inferred CDS: inserted 1 base in 1 codon; deleted 2 bases in 1 codon): MHDLKTKAARAVVKNNLSLIIFPKGXRSKNGRLLPFKKGFVHLALQSRLPIVPMVLTGTHLAWRKGGLRVRPTPLTVKYLPPISTENWKADKIDDYVKMVHSLYVEQFPEAQRPLL, encoded by the exons ATGCATGATTTGAAAACTAAG GCAGCTCGAGCGGTTGTGAAAAACAATCTATCCCTGATAATTTTTCCTAAGG ACAGGTCTAAGAATGGAAGACTACTCCCTTTCAAAAAA GGTTTTGTTCATTTAGCACTGCAATCCCGCCTTCCAATTGTTCCA ATGGTCCTGACAGGTACTCATCTAGCATGGAGGAAAGGTGGCTTACGTGTTCGGCCAACACCTCTCACTGTCAAATATCTTCCTCCAATAAGTACTGAAAATTGGAAGGCCGACAAGATTGATGACTATGTCAAAATGGTGCATAGCCTCTATGTTGAACAATTTCCTGAGGCTCAGAGACCTCTACTTTGA